One Trichormus variabilis 0441 genomic window, TGATAATCTGCGCCCTATTTGTTTTTTAAAACTATAGGGTGACTGTCAATACCGTTTTGGTATTGGGCATTGCCCACCCTAAAAATATTTTTTTGTTCTGTATCTAGAGTTAGTACAGACCTTCAGCTTTGCAGTATATTTTTTTTGGTGGTTCATTAAAGTATTTAAATAATGCCGGACATAACCATCCTTCTAAATTATTTTTACTCCAGTAATACCAATGTCCATTATATTCTTCCCTGAGCCAAATCAATTCTGCTTTATATCCAGGAAAAGGACTGCTAGAAAATAAAAGTTTAAACCCCTCATCGACATTAGCAATTTCTTGAATCAAAATATCAATCATTTCTGGGACACCACTAACAAATGGTTCCTGAACTAGACCTGCGCGCTCATCATCAAATACCCAGATTTGATTATGTTTATATGGGAAAATCACCATTATTGAGTTAGCCATTAGTGATTACTGCTAAGGAATAAAATATTTTTGGCCTCTAGATTTTATTGATTGAATCTCAAATTATATTTTTCTGATGTCTTCAGCCAAGAATCACATCAAGATAAAAGGTACTGAAAATACTGTGTATTCTGGATAAGTCAATATAACAATAGATGACGAATAACTGAAATTGATGTGGTATTGCGTAAATTGTCCTTAACACAGTTTATTCTATACAGGAATTAGGAGCAAATTCTTTCATTATGTGCCGTCTACTTGCCTACCTTGGTTCGCCTGTTTCTCTGGAATATCTCTTATATAAACCAGAACATTCGCTGATAGTTCAAAGTTACCAACCCCGTGAAATGACTTCTGGGGTGGTAAATGCAGACGGCTTTGGTGTGGGTTGGTATCATAGCCAAAAAGATACTGAACCTTTTACCTATAAAAATACTCTGCCTATTTGGAATGATATTAATTTGCCTAGTCTGAGCCGTTATGTGGAATCTAAGTGTATTTTAGCTTATGTTCGTAGTGCGACAGCAGGACAAGCTCTAGATTTTGCCAACTGTCAGCCATTTCATTATAAGCAATCCCTATTTATTCATAATGGTTACATTGAGAATTTTCGCAAGACCTTACATCGCAAACTCCGCAGTACTTTAACCCCAGATTTTTACGAACATATCAATGGTAGTACTGATTCTGAGCATATTTTTGCATTACTACTTTCTCAAATACAAAGTAATAAACATCGTTCTGTAGAGTCGGTTTTACGTAACACTTTACTAATGCTGTGGGAGATGGCAAAACGTCATCAAGTTAATGCTTCTGCAAATGTAGTTTTTAGTGATGGTCATCGCCTCATCGCCTCCCGGTTTGCTTCATCTTCATCACCGCCATCGCTGTATTGGCTCAAAGATGATTTGACTTTTCCTAATTCTGTCATTATTGCATCTGAACCATTGTTTGCAGGTAATTGGACTGCTTGTCCAGAAAATAGCATTATCAGTGTGGGAGAGGATTGTGATATCAAAATTGAAAGCATCTAGTGTGAAAGGGTTGATTGCTTTTGCTTTGGAGGAATGTCGCACTAAAACCCTCAGTTTATTTGCAGGTATGGATGCAGCTACATTCTGTTGTCAACCTCATGCTGATTTCAGTCCTGTGGGTTGGCATTTGGGACATATTGCCTATATAGAATCTCTGTGGGTATTAGAACATAGTGCTGATTTACCATGCTTATTTCCCCAATATCGTCAGTTATTCGCAGCTGATGGTTTACCGAAAACGCAACGAGTCCAATTACCAGAAATAGCAGAAATTATTTATTACTTGGATACAGTGAGAGCAAAAGTGCTGGAATATCTAGAAGTAGCTGATATCCTACAGCAAGAACGACTTTGGCGCTTTTTAATTCAGCACGAAAGCCAACACTGCGAAATCATCACTATGGTGTTGGAATTGCTTGATGGTCAACGGTCAATGGTCAATGGTCAACGGTCAACGGTCAATGGTCAAACCTTAAATTCTGTGGGGGAGATGGTGGAAATTCCCGCAGGTGAGTTTGAGTTGGGTAACGATTCCATTGATGCTTTAGATAATGAGCGTCCGGCACATAGAGTTTATTTAGATACTTACTGGATTGACCGCTACCCTGTGACTTGTGGTGAATATTGGATATTTATGGAGGCTGGAGGGTATCAAAACCCTGAATGGTGGTCAGTAGCAGGTTGGGAATGGTTACAAACGGAGCAAGTAATACAACCACTTTACTGGAATCGCCTAAGCTCTACCACAGAGAATCACCCAGTATATGGTGTTAGTTGGTATGAAGCCGAAGCTTATGCACGGTTTGTTGGTAAGCGTTTACCCACAGAGGCTGAATGGGAAAAAGCCGCAAGTTGGAATGTCAAAGCTAACTGTCGCCACACCTACCCTTGGGGGGAAGATATCCCCACACCTCAAAATTGTAATTGTGATGGACTACGACGAGGTTTAGGCGATAAAACCACCCCAGTCAATGCTTACCCGGCTGGGCAGAGTGCCTATGGTGTATATGACACTTTAGGAAATGTTTGGGAGTGGACAGCATCTTGGTTTGATGGTTACAAAGGTTTTCAAAGTTACCCATACAAAGGTTACGCGCAAGTTTATTTTGACCAAAAACATCGTGTGTTAAAAGGCGGTAGTTGGGCAACTCGTCCTTGGGTGCTACGTTCTAGTTTCCGCAATTGGTATCATCCCCAAGTTCGTCAGATTTTTGCTGGGTTTCGTTGTGTGAGGGATTAACGATGAATCAATTCAAAATTAGTCGTGAAAAGGTGTAGCCACTCCGTTAGGAGAAGCTACAGGGTTTTGGGAGTTTTATACATGAGAAATGAAACAGGAATGAGAAAGTAGGATAAAAATTCTTACTCAGGATAGGGTGAAACCCCCGCTATCGCTAACGGCACTTTTTTGGACAAAAACCTTAAATATAGCTTTAAAGTTTAAGTATTCCTGCTGTGGCGTGATGTTATTTATTATGGCTATATGTTTCACTGGCTAGTGTAAAGATTCGTCTTTCAGGGCAATCTCTTACATCCAGCATCCGGAGGTTAAATGTCAGTACTGAAAGCTACTAACAGCATTGAACAACGTTTGCAAATACAGCGTTTGCAAGCGCCAACCCGCGTAGTTACATCTACTGCTGGGGGTGATGTGGTAAGGGGGTTAACTCAAACACCCAAAACTTTACCCCCTTGTTATTTCTATGATGACAGAGGTTCTGAATTATTTGAGCGTATCTGTGAGTTACCTGAATATTACGTGACACGCACAGAAACGGCTATTTTACAAAGGTTTGCGGGTGAAATTGCTCGAATTACTGGCGCTTGCGAGTTAGTAGAACTGGGAAGCGGTAATTCTACCAAAACTCGTATATTACTGGATGCTTATCAGCAACTAGATTATCCTCTGCGTTATTTACCGATTGATGTTTGTGCAGGGATTTTGGAAAGTAGCGCCAAGCAATTACTTCAAGACTATCCTTCCCTGGAAGTTTATGCGCTAGCGGGAACTTATGAATTAGCGCTTGCACAACTGACTCCCAAAAAATTATCTAGTAGGATGATTTGTTTTATTGGTAGTACCTTGGGTAATCTCAATCTGCAAGAGTGTGATGTCTTCTTGTCCCAAATTAGAGCAACTTTAAATGTCGGTGAATATTTTTTATTGGGAGTGGATTTGCAAAAGCCCAAGGAGATTTTGGAACCAGCCTATGACGACAGTCAAGGAGTCACCGCAGAGTTTAACCTCAATATGCTGGAACATTTAAACCGAAGTTTTGAGGGAAATTTTGATACGACACAGTTTAAACACTGGGCATTTTATAATGAGAGTGAACAGCGCATTGAGATGCACTTGAAAAGTGAGCGATCGCAAACTGTCCAATTAAAGTCTCTCAATCTCACTGTTAATCTGGCCCAAGGTGAAACCATCCTCACCGAAATTTCTCGCAAATTTAACCTCGAAAGCATTCAGCAACAACTCGCAGCTAAAGGTTTAATACCTGTTCAGACCTGGACTGATGTAAATCAGTGGTTTGGTTTATTGCTGTGTCAAGTGCAAGGATAAGTAATTAAGTTAGGAAATGTAAATCAAGTCCGGCTAATTGCTGAAAATATGCTTGGTATTGTCGGTAACAGGTAATTGGTCTTTCCCATTACCTGTTACCGATTACCAACTAATACAGATATTATTAGTGATTAATTTATAGGCATTTGCCAAAATAGAAAAACTGTTTTATCTCTATTTCTGTCATGACATTAATACTTCAACTTCGTGAGTCATACTTGTGGGTTTAGGAATAGGTAATACCAATTCAAAATTCAAAATTCAAAATTCAAAATTAGGAAAATCAGATTTGGCCTGAGTTTTAAGGTTGGGATGTGTTACTTGATTTTGGAGAATTGGTATAATCCATCGACAAGCATTCCTTCTATATGAAATTCAATAGCTTCTGTAATCAGTTGTTTAACTTCTTCTAAAGTTTCACCCACAGCTACACATCCTGGTAAATCAGGTACATAAGCACCATAGCTAGTTTCACCCTTTTCAATTACAACCGCGTAACGCATCAATCTTCTTCCAATTCGCTTCCAAACTAACCAATTACCCAATAGGATGATTACCAGGATTAACTGCATGAATAAACTCGCTACCTGAGTTTGGTCTACCGCGTTTATAACTGGCTTCTTCTGGCTTACCCCATCCCAACTGTAAAACTATTTCTAAAAAATTAGAACTTTCTGATTTCCATAAAGTAGCCCATTCTGTTCTTTGGACAATTCTCTCTACATCAGACATAAAAATTAACTGATGTTGTTTATTATTATTAAAGCTTAAATATAAATCCATCCCGGCTGAGGCTTCATACCAAAATTCTAAGATGGAATTTTTAGCAGATTGCAATATTTCCAAATCACTACTTAAAGCAATTAGTTGGGTATCTACTTCTGGATAACGTAATATTTTGCCCTTTATGGAAATTTCTTTCCAAAGAATACCGGAAATTTGATATTCTCTTTGATAGTCATGTATGGCATTTTTAAAATCTTGATATGCCGTGAATTTTTGTAGTCCATCTGTTCTGATAAATTGGTCAATTATAGGATTACCAGAAACTGTTACTTCTAATTTTAGACGCTCTCCTTTAAGGCAAGCTAGGCGTTCAGCCGCCAAAATTTGAATTAGTTCTTCCGTGGTGTAAACCTTTGACATCAGAACACACTTAATTGGGCGTTGATCATTGGTCATTAGTCATTGGTCATTAGTTCTAGTTTGGGATTATTGACTATGAACTTTGGACTGTTGACTATTGACTATTGACTATTGACTGTTGATATTTCGACATTATCTCTTGGCATTATGGGGAATACAGTAACAGATATCACTAAAAATTTGGGCAGACCAATTTGGTCTACCCCCGAAGTTACTTGGCTAACTCACTACTGAACTCATTGAACGATCGCCTTTTTAATTGTACTGATTCGGTGCGTGGTAATAAATCAAATACTTCTCGTAGTCTGTCATCGATTTCTTCAAAAGGAACTTGACCTTGCTTGTTTAAGACTACCTCACCGGACTGATTAAACACTACAACTTGAGGCACGCCTCCAGAATAGTAATATCCTGGTTCGGTGGGTTCGTAAGTCTTTTTGGATGAGATGGTATCCACACTGATGGGGATAATTTCTGCGGCTTTACCGTAGAATTCTTGTACCCGTGAAATTACAATGGCATATTGTTTGCAATCGCTACTGTCATCCAAGTAGAATGCCAGAAATATTGGCTTATGTTCTGCTAACGATTGGGCTAAAGTAAATCTCGATGGTACTAACGATCCATTACCCGCATAAACCACGAACATATTGCCGTCGTATACATCATCGTTAATACCTGCAAAGGCTGGCTGTATTCCTACAATCAATAGACATATAAGCAAACACAGGCCTTTAAAAACCAACCGTCGCCAGTCAGCAATCTGTCTATGTAAAAAAGAAAACTCTATACTATTCATCAAAATGAACCTTACAAGCTACTGTTTGTCTTCGGTTTGTGCTGAATGAGGCAACCTGGGCTGGATATATAATTACGCCCGTATACTATTTTTTAAGATAGCGCCTAGTGGGATCTGTGGGGAATGTTGACTGTTGACCTTTGACCGTTGACTATGGACTATTGACTAATTACTAATGACTATTAATAAATTAGGGTATGGATGTGGCAAATAAAATCAAAGTTATAGATAGGCTGCGGTTGGGTTTTGCGGTGTTGGTGGCGAAAAGTGTGACGTTTTTAGTGCGATCGCTTCGTCTCGGTGCTGCTAGTGTATTACCAGGGTCTATTGCCCGTCGCATTGAACCCCGGTTGCTGCAATTATTGAGTCAGCAGGTGCAAAATGGAGTCATCATCATTGCGGGGACTAACGGCAAAACCACCACAGCACTGCTGTTATGCACTATTTTAGAAAATAAAGGCTACCGTGTTTGTCATAACTCCACAGGTGCAAATCTAGAAAATGGGTTGATGACCGCGTTGCTAGACAGCACTAACCTGGTGGGGACGCTAGATGTGGATTATGCCATTCTGGAAGTAGACGAGAATATTGTTCCCAGGGTCTTAAAACCACTCCAGCCACGAATTATCCTCTGTTTAAACCTGTTCCGTGACCAACTTGATAGGTATGGTGAAGTAGACACCATCAGCAAGCGGTGGACAAAGGTTATCTCGACCCTTCCCAGAGAAACAGTAGTCATTCCCAATGCTGATGACCCGACTTTATCCCTTCTCGGCCAGCAGTTACCCCAAAAGGTTTTATTCTTTGGCTTAAATGAACCAGAACATTATTTAGAAGCCATTCCTCACGCCGTTGATTCTATCTACTGTCCTCAATGTGGACATTCTTTAGATTACCAAGGTGTGTATTTATCCCACTTGGGAGATTTTACTTGTCCCAGTTGCGGATTTACTAAGAGTCAACCCACTTTAGCCAGTAGGGAATGGTCGCAAATTCTCGTTGGTTTATATAACAAATACAACACCTTAGCCGCTACCACCGCCGCTATTGAATTAGGTGTGGATGAAACCACAATTAGAGATACTATTAATAATTTCCAGGCGGCTTTTGGTCGTGCGGAAGATTTAGTGATTGATGGTAAACGCGTCAGAATTTTATTATCAAAAAATCCTGTGGGGACAAATGAAACAATTCGCGTCGTCACTCAAAGCACAGATAAAACCACTCTATTAGTATTAAACGATCGCACCCCCGATGGTACAGATGTATCTTGGATTTGGGACGTAGATACAGAAAAATTAGTGGAACGGGGAGGAACTTTAGTAGTCAGTGGCGATCGCGTCTATGATATGGCGCTACGTCTGCGTTATAGTGAAAAATCGGCACAGAGTAACCTAAATTTAATTGTCGAAGCAGATTTACGTCAAGCGATCGCCACAGCCTTAGAACACACCCCAGCCACCGAAACCCTGCACATCCTCCCCACCTATTCCGCCATGCTAGAAGTGCGCGAAGTCCTCACGGGTAGGAAAATTCTTTAAATTAGTCAGTTGTCAGTTGTCAGTGGTTAGTAGTTTTTCTCTTCTGCTCCCCTGCTCCCTCATCTCCCCATTTAAAAAATATGACCCTAGAATTAACTATCGGTTGGCTATATCCTACATTGATGAGTACCTATGGCGATCGCGGTAATGTGATTACTATCGAACGTCGCGCCCAATGGCGGGGATATACGGTGAAAGTATTACCTTTAGACCAAAACTCCACAGCAGAAGATATTAAGTCTGTAGATGTGATAGTTGGTGGTGGCGCACAAGACAGACAACAAGAAATCGTCATGCGCGATTTGCAAGGTGCGAAAGCTGACGCGATGCGTGAGAAAATCGAAAATGGCACACCAGGAGTTTTTACCTGTGGTTCACCCCAGTTATTAGGACACTATTACGAACCAGGCTTAGGACAACGTATTGAAGGTTTAGGAATACTTGATTTAGTTTCTATTCATCCTGGTGAAAATACCAAGCGTTGTATCGGTAACTTGGTAATTGAAGTTACGGCCAGTCGTCTAGCAAAAGATTTAGAGGAAATGACAGGAAGCAAAGCCTATTTAGTGGGTTTTGAAAATCACGGTGGACGCACTAAGTTAGGGAAGGTGGAAGCTTTAGGAAAAGTGGTATATGGCTTAGGCAATAATGGTGAAGATGGTACAGAAGGAGCATTTTATCAAAATGCCATAGCAACCTATTCCCACGGGCCATTATTACCCAAAAACCCCTTTGTGGCTGATTGGTTGATTCAAACAGCATTGCGGTTAAAGTATCAACAACCAATTACTTTACAACCTTTAGATGATAGTTTGGCTGTACAAGCACGGGAAGCAATGTTTAAAAAGTTGCAAGTTAACCCACCAAAACTATCTGCGGTAGCTAAAGTTTCTGGTTAGCAAAATTAGGTGACACTAATTTGATATCATTAAATTAACGTGCGCCTCCGTTGGAGACTCACGTTAAATTAATTAAAGCAGCATTAATTATGAAAGGCTCACAGTGAGGCTTATGCCTTACTATGAGCCAGATTATTTTTTAGCTTAATTAATATGCCTTAATTTGTTGCCGCTTGCTTACTTGTATAACCTAATTAATTCTAGTTTCAACTTAAACTAAATGGTATCACAAACTTACAAATTATTATTTGTGTCCACTCCCATTGGTGCTTTAGGCACAGGATTAGGAGGCGGAGTAGAACTTACTTTATTTAATATTGCACAAGAGTTTTTGCGGCGAGGACACAAATTAGAAATAGTAGCACCACAGGGTTCTGCTATTAGTTCATTACCCATTAAAGAAATTCCAGGGGAACTACAATTATCAGCCCAAAATCAAAATCGTACCGACCCAATTTTTGTCCCGACTAACTCTGTTTTGGCAAATATGTGGGACTATGCTCGTCAAGTGCAAACAGACTATGATTTGATAGTGAATTTTTCTTATGATTGGTTACCATTATATTTAACACCATTTTTTCATCGTCCCATCGCCCATCTCATCAGCATGGGTTCCTTAACAGATGTGATGGACGACATGATTGAAAAGGTCGCCAATAATTTTCCAGGTACAATTGGTGTCCACGGCAAAACACAAGCCGCTACTTTTACATTTGCCGAAAAATGCCATTGTCTGTTAAATGGGCTAGATATATCAGCTTATACGTTTTGTGGTGAACCAAGTTCTTCCTTAGCATGGGTGGGGAGAATTGCACCAGAAAAAGGTCTAGAAGATGCAGTCGCAGCCGCGAACATCACCGGAATTCCCCTGAAAATCTTCGGTTTGAAACAGAATGAGGCTTACTGGGAGCAGATTTGTCAAGCATACCCTGACGCACCTATAGAATATGTGGGCTTTTTATCCACCCATGAACTACAACACCAATTAGGTCAGTGTCGAGCAGTCTTTATCACTCCCCGATGGGTTGAGGCTTATCCCAACGTAGCACTTGAGGCGCTGGCCTGTGGAGTACCCCTGATAGCCTATAGTCGGGGTGGTTTAACAGAAATTGTCCAAGACGGCAAAACAGGCTTTTTGGTAGAACCGGATAGTGTGGAAGGCTTGGTAGAAGCCATTCATCGCCTAAATGAAATCGACCGTCGCGCCTGTCGCCAGCAAGCCGAAACTCAATATTCTTCTCAAGCTATGGGCGATCGCATGGAACAATGGTTTAAGAACATCCTGATGAAACTTTAATCAACAACTCTTGGGGAAAGCAGAGGATTAGAGAAAATATATCTTCCATTCCCCAACTAGGGCTTTAATTCCACTTACGATAGCAACGAGCCGTAATATGGTACGGATGAAAAACTTCTAAGCAATTACTTTGAATGGTTTTAAAAAATGTATCTATCGCCTGCGGATCATCTAAATGAAAAGGATGTTCTTGATTAAAACCTTTAAAAAAATGCCAATTGAGAATCATCTTACCTTCATCCGCCAGAATCTGATGAAACTCTAGTAACTGTTGACTTGGGTCTGGTAAATGTTCTAAAACATCAAAGGACATAATAGTGTCAAAGGTTTTTTGTGGGGGTATCTCTACACAAAAAATGATTTTTTCACTCAGACCCAATTTCTCAGCTCGATACTTGACAAAATCAAAGTTAATCGGATTTATATCACAATAAACTACTTGCTCAACATGGGGACAAAGAGCCGCACCAATAGCATGAGTTCCGATACCTCCCCCAAAATCTAACACACAACCGTGAGCATGATCGGCAATCAGACGTAAGGTATCACCAATGTAATCATGACTAGCTAGATGCCATGCACCCAATTCAAATAAGTAAACTTCCCCTACTTTATCTCGATAAAAGGCTGTAGCTTGTTCCCAATCAAAATCCTTGTGACCTAATTCAGCCATTTGTTGCTGACCGAATTCTAGTTTTGTTTCTAATATTTCTGCATCTAATTGTAAAAACTCTTGGATGTGCTGTTTTAAGTTGAATGAACTTTCCCAATAACTACTTAAAAAACTTGGCATAGGTAATGTAGGCATAATTTTCTCTCAGACTAAACCAACTCTCGTATAATACAATACGCAGGTTATAGTCATTTCTCAACCCAAATAAGTTCTAACCGCTTTTGAGATGTTTGGAGAGCTTGTTGCACTGATTCACCCAATAAACTTGATTCTATTGCTCGACCAAGACTATCAGATAAACGATTATATTGAGAAATTATCGGTCGAGTTTGTGCTACTGACATTTGCTCTAGAAACACCTTTAACACTGGTTGTTTGTCAATGAATTGCTGATAAGCTTCACTTTGAGCAGCTTTAATATTCACAGGTAAAAAACCAGTGCCAATACTCCATTCCGTTTGAAACTCTTCGCTTAAAACATATTCTAAAAATTTGAGTGCAGCTTCTTCTCTTGCTGGCTGAGTTTTCATAACATAAAAATTACTGCCAGCAATTGCTGTAGCTGATTTAATATTGCCAGGGATAGGGAAGGCTTGATAATCAATGTTAGATTTCATGATGTAAGTCCAAGGCCCTGTAATTTGCATCGCCACACGACCCCCAACAAAAGCATCTTCTTCATAACCTCGTTCTGGCGACGAAAGCATGGCTGAACCATCTTTGATAAGGTCTTGCCAGAATTGTAAGGCTGTGACAGCAGCTTGACTAGTTAAATTGGGTTGCTTATTTGTGACTATTTCCCCTCCCGCACCCCAGAGAAATGGCAACCAACTAAAAACAGTCCATTCTCCTTTTCCCAAGGGTAGGAGTATGCCATATTGTTCCGGTCGTTTGTCACCATTACGGTCTATGGTTAATTTTTTAGCAACTTGTCGTAGTTCTTCCCAAGTCTTTGGTGTTTCTGTGATTCCTGCCTCCTCAAACAGCCGAGGACGATAGAAAACACCCATGTTCGCGGTGTACAGTGGGACTGACCAAATGTGACCATCTAACTGCATTTCTTCAAATAGACTGGGAACAATCTGTGATTTCTCTGGCAATTTGTCTAGCCAGTCATCTAAAGGGCGGACTGCTCCTAACTCTACTAACTGACCTGTAGTTTGTGGATAAAATAACAAGATATCAGGAGGCACATTACCCACAACTGCCGTCAGTATTTTAGGCAATCCTTCTGCATAGATAGATTCTATTTGCACATCCGCATGAGTCTGGTTGAATTTTGCAACTAATTTTTCAAATACATCTCGATTTGCTGGCGGGTTGATTCCTTGCCACAGTGTTAAATGAATTACTCCGTTCTCCTGCTTGACTGTACCTTGGCAACCAGATAAAAATAATAGACACAAACTCAAAAAGATACTCAGTAAACCAATCCGACTATTAGCGCTAATTAAATGACGGAAAAATTGTGTGATTTGGGATACCCAAATTTGGATATTCATCACATAATTAGCTGTCAATCCCTTCAGGGAATTCAAAATCACAGGAAAAACCCGTAACCAAAAACAATCATCTACCCTTACACTCATTTTCCGGTTATTCCCATAAAGAAATATATATTAAAACAGTATTGAGTAATCATCTCTCAGCTAAGATTTTTGATTACTACTCAGTATGAATTTTGACTTTTGCAAAAATTATTGATGAAATCGACCATCTTACCTGAACCCCTCAAACCCGGAGACTTACTGCAAGTTATTGCCCCTAGTGGTGCTTTAAGAGAATTTGCGGCTTTGAAGCAGAGTGTAGAAATTTGGCGATCGCGGGGTTATCGTATAGAAATTAGTTCAGATATTGATCATCATTGGGGATATCTGGCTAATAAAGATGAAGTGCGTCGTCATCAGCTAGCTTCTGCTTGGCAAGACCCTGATTGTCGCGGTATTCTCTGCGCCAGAGGTGGTTTTGGTAGCACACGCATCTTAGAAGATTGGCATTGGCAAATCAACTCAGACCCAAAATGGTTGATAGGCTTTTCTGATATTACGGCTTTGCTGTGGAGTCTTTATAACGCAGGTATATCCGGTGTTCACGGCCCTGTACTCACAACCTTAGCAGATGAGCCAGACTGGTCAACTGAGCGCCTATTTAATTTGGTAGAAGGACGAACTATTGCACCCCTTAAAGGCCGTGGTTGGGGTGGTGGTGTGGCTACCGGCATTTTGCTGCCTGGCAATCTTACTGTGGCTACCCATCTTTTAAGCACACCGATTCAACCTAACTTTGATGGCGTAATTTTAGCCTTGGAAGATGTTACAGAAGCACCATACCGTATCGATAGAATGCTGACACAGTGGCGTTTAAGTGGTGTTTTAGCAAAAGTCAAAGGTATTGCCTTAGGAAGCTTTACCCGATGCGAAGCCGCCCCAAATATACCTAGTTTTAACACAGAAGAAGTTCTGCGCGACCGCCTAGCTGATTTGGGTATTCCCATTGTCTCCGACTTACCCTTTGGTCATGGTGAACAAAATGCCAGCCTACCTGTAGGTGTACCCGTCACCTTAGATGCCAATCACGGAGTCTTGGATATAGTAACCTTTTAACTCTAT contains:
- the egtB gene encoding ergothioneine biosynthesis protein EgtB, which encodes MISKLKASSVKGLIAFALEECRTKTLSLFAGMDAATFCCQPHADFSPVGWHLGHIAYIESLWVLEHSADLPCLFPQYRQLFAADGLPKTQRVQLPEIAEIIYYLDTVRAKVLEYLEVADILQQERLWRFLIQHESQHCEIITMVLELLDGQRSMVNGQRSTVNGQTLNSVGEMVEIPAGEFELGNDSIDALDNERPAHRVYLDTYWIDRYPVTCGEYWIFMEAGGYQNPEWWSVAGWEWLQTEQVIQPLYWNRLSSTTENHPVYGVSWYEAEAYARFVGKRLPTEAEWEKAASWNVKANCRHTYPWGEDIPTPQNCNCDGLRRGLGDKTTPVNAYPAGQSAYGVYDTLGNVWEWTASWFDGYKGFQSYPYKGYAQVYFDQKHRVLKGGSWATRPWVLRSSFRNWYHPQVRQIFAGFRCVRD
- a CDS encoding thylakoid membrane photosystem I accumulation factor, which produces MNSIEFSFLHRQIADWRRLVFKGLCLLICLLIVGIQPAFAGINDDVYDGNMFVVYAGNGSLVPSRFTLAQSLAEHKPIFLAFYLDDSSDCKQYAIVISRVQEFYGKAAEIIPISVDTISSKKTYEPTEPGYYYSGGVPQVVVFNQSGEVVLNKQGQVPFEEIDDRLREVFDLLPRTESVQLKRRSFNEFSSELAK
- a CDS encoding DUF6717 family protein, whose protein sequence is MANSIMVIFPYKHNQIWVFDDERAGLVQEPFVSGVPEMIDILIQEIANVDEGFKLLFSSSPFPGYKAELIWLREEYNGHWYYWSKNNLEGWLCPALFKYFNEPPKKIYCKAEGLY
- a CDS encoding Mur ligase family protein; protein product: MDVANKIKVIDRLRLGFAVLVAKSVTFLVRSLRLGAASVLPGSIARRIEPRLLQLLSQQVQNGVIIIAGTNGKTTTALLLCTILENKGYRVCHNSTGANLENGLMTALLDSTNLVGTLDVDYAILEVDENIVPRVLKPLQPRIILCLNLFRDQLDRYGEVDTISKRWTKVISTLPRETVVIPNADDPTLSLLGQQLPQKVLFFGLNEPEHYLEAIPHAVDSIYCPQCGHSLDYQGVYLSHLGDFTCPSCGFTKSQPTLASREWSQILVGLYNKYNTLAATTAAIELGVDETTIRDTINNFQAAFGRAEDLVIDGKRVRILLSKNPVGTNETIRVVTQSTDKTTLLVLNDRTPDGTDVSWIWDVDTEKLVERGGTLVVSGDRVYDMALRLRYSEKSAQSNLNLIVEADLRQAIATALEHTPATETLHILPTYSAMLEVREVLTGRKIL
- a CDS encoding glycosyltransferase family 4 protein: MVSQTYKLLFVSTPIGALGTGLGGGVELTLFNIAQEFLRRGHKLEIVAPQGSAISSLPIKEIPGELQLSAQNQNRTDPIFVPTNSVLANMWDYARQVQTDYDLIVNFSYDWLPLYLTPFFHRPIAHLISMGSLTDVMDDMIEKVANNFPGTIGVHGKTQAATFTFAEKCHCLLNGLDISAYTFCGEPSSSLAWVGRIAPEKGLEDAVAAANITGIPLKIFGLKQNEAYWEQICQAYPDAPIEYVGFLSTHELQHQLGQCRAVFITPRWVEAYPNVALEALACGVPLIAYSRGGLTEIVQDGKTGFLVEPDSVEGLVEAIHRLNEIDRRACRQQAETQYSSQAMGDRMEQWFKNILMKL
- a CDS encoding type II toxin-antitoxin system HicB family antitoxin, with product MRYAVVIEKGETSYGAYVPDLPGCVAVGETLEEVKQLITEAIEFHIEGMLVDGLYQFSKIK
- a CDS encoding type 1 glutamine amidotransferase, coding for MTLELTIGWLYPTLMSTYGDRGNVITIERRAQWRGYTVKVLPLDQNSTAEDIKSVDVIVGGGAQDRQQEIVMRDLQGAKADAMREKIENGTPGVFTCGSPQLLGHYYEPGLGQRIEGLGILDLVSIHPGENTKRCIGNLVIEVTASRLAKDLEEMTGSKAYLVGFENHGGRTKLGKVEALGKVVYGLGNNGEDGTEGAFYQNAIATYSHGPLLPKNPFVADWLIQTALRLKYQQPITLQPLDDSLAVQAREAMFKKLQVNPPKLSAVAKVSG
- the egtD gene encoding L-histidine N(alpha)-methyltransferase; this encodes MSVLKATNSIEQRLQIQRLQAPTRVVTSTAGGDVVRGLTQTPKTLPPCYFYDDRGSELFERICELPEYYVTRTETAILQRFAGEIARITGACELVELGSGNSTKTRILLDAYQQLDYPLRYLPIDVCAGILESSAKQLLQDYPSLEVYALAGTYELALAQLTPKKLSSRMICFIGSTLGNLNLQECDVFLSQIRATLNVGEYFLLGVDLQKPKEILEPAYDDSQGVTAEFNLNMLEHLNRSFEGNFDTTQFKHWAFYNESEQRIEMHLKSERSQTVQLKSLNLTVNLAQGETILTEISRKFNLESIQQQLAAKGLIPVQTWTDVNQWFGLLLCQVQG
- the egtC gene encoding ergothioneine biosynthesis protein EgtC is translated as MCRLLAYLGSPVSLEYLLYKPEHSLIVQSYQPREMTSGVVNADGFGVGWYHSQKDTEPFTYKNTLPIWNDINLPSLSRYVESKCILAYVRSATAGQALDFANCQPFHYKQSLFIHNGYIENFRKTLHRKLRSTLTPDFYEHINGSTDSEHIFALLLSQIQSNKHRSVESVLRNTLLMLWEMAKRHQVNASANVVFSDGHRLIASRFASSSSPPSLYWLKDDLTFPNSVIIASEPLFAGNWTACPENSIISVGEDCDIKIESI